One genomic window of Mycolicibacterium neoaurum includes the following:
- a CDS encoding TfoX/Sxy family protein, whose translation MAYDRDLAERVRELVGGADERRMFGGLAFLVNGHMAVCVSGQGGLMVRVPAEETGVLLGREHVEPMVMSGREVRGWIRVSTAGIPDKRRLRSWVDRGIAHARSLPPK comes from the coding sequence ATGGCCTACGACCGGGATCTTGCCGAGCGCGTGCGGGAGCTTGTCGGCGGAGCCGATGAGCGCAGGATGTTCGGTGGGCTGGCCTTCTTGGTGAACGGGCACATGGCTGTCTGTGTGTCCGGTCAGGGCGGGCTGATGGTGCGGGTGCCCGCCGAGGAGACCGGCGTCCTGCTGGGCCGTGAACATGTCGAGCCGATGGTGATGTCGGGGCGCGAGGTCCGTGGTTGGATCCGGGTGTCGACCGCCGGGATTCCCGACAAACGCAGACTGCGATCCTGGGTGGATCGCGGGATCGCGCATGCGAGGTCACTGCCACCCAAGTAG
- a CDS encoding NAD(P)/FAD-dependent oxidoreductase: MTTPSYLIIGGGLAGAKAAEALRDSDFDGDIILFGAESALPYERPPLSKDYLLGKAAPPDFTVQDADWYREHDVQLRLGTEVTTIDRAAHAVAFDDGRHEHYDKLLLATGSRPRRLDIPGADADGVHMLRTVSDADALLSALQHGQRLAVIGAGWIGLEVAAAARSRDVAVTVVESAALPLLGALGRENAEVFADLHTEHGVDFRFGATVEGITTTAGGPASGLRLGDGSTVPADAVLIAVGAQPNLELAERAGLDIADGGLAVDASLQTSDADIYAVGDIVAAQHPLYGSRIRTEHWATAKKQPLVAVAGMLGKPGVYDELPYFYTDQYDLGMEYVGHAPDYEDVVFRGDVEGREYTSFWLGKKDRVLAGMNVNIWEGLDDIKALIRSGAKIDRQKLADPKVPLAELID, translated from the coding sequence ATGACCACACCCAGCTATCTGATCATCGGCGGCGGATTGGCCGGCGCCAAAGCCGCTGAAGCGTTGCGCGACAGCGACTTCGATGGTGACATCATCCTGTTCGGCGCCGAATCCGCGCTTCCCTATGAACGGCCACCGTTGTCCAAGGACTACCTGCTGGGCAAGGCCGCACCGCCCGATTTCACTGTGCAGGATGCGGATTGGTATCGCGAACACGATGTGCAGCTGCGGCTGGGTACCGAGGTCACCACCATCGACAGAGCCGCGCACGCGGTCGCCTTCGACGACGGCCGACATGAGCACTACGACAAACTGTTGTTGGCCACCGGATCACGGCCGCGCCGGTTGGACATCCCCGGTGCCGATGCCGATGGCGTGCACATGCTGCGTACTGTCTCCGATGCCGACGCCCTACTGTCGGCCCTGCAGCACGGGCAGCGACTGGCCGTCATCGGCGCGGGCTGGATAGGCCTGGAGGTCGCCGCCGCCGCACGGTCCCGGGATGTGGCTGTCACCGTGGTCGAGAGCGCGGCATTGCCATTGCTGGGGGCGCTCGGCCGGGAGAACGCCGAGGTGTTCGCCGACCTGCACACCGAGCACGGCGTCGACTTCCGGTTCGGCGCGACCGTCGAGGGAATCACCACCACTGCCGGTGGACCGGCCTCCGGGTTGCGCCTCGGCGACGGTTCCACGGTGCCCGCCGACGCGGTTCTGATTGCCGTGGGTGCGCAACCCAATCTCGAGCTGGCCGAACGCGCAGGCCTGGACATCGCCGACGGCGGGTTGGCGGTGGACGCCTCGCTGCAAACCAGCGACGCGGACATCTATGCCGTCGGTGACATCGTCGCGGCTCAACATCCGCTGTACGGCAGCAGGATTCGCACAGAACACTGGGCCACCGCCAAGAAACAACCCCTCGTCGCCGTCGCCGGTATGCTGGGCAAGCCGGGCGTCTATGACGAGCTGCCCTACTTCTACACCGACCAGTACGACCTGGGCATGGAGTATGTGGGTCACGCACCCGATTACGAGGACGTGGTCTTCCGTGGCGATGTCGAGGGTCGCGAGTACACCTCGTTCTGGCTGGGCAAGAAGGACCGCGTGCTGGCCGGGATGAACGTCAACATCTGGGAGGGCCTCGATGACATCAAAGCCCTCATCCGATCCGGTGCGAAGATCGACCGGCAGAAGCTCGCCGACCCGAAGGTCCCGCTCGCCGAGCTGATCGACTGA
- a CDS encoding endonuclease yields MSDSQNRAERLIQQAGTTYAEQAGITLKDTPAPLFQLLSLAMLASKPIGADIATAAARELHEAGLRTPEAVLDADRRTMIDSFGRAQYARYDESSATRLTELAARVLEHYSGDLRELAEASGHDVAAAKRALQEFKGIGPIGADIFLREVQDVWPWVRPYFDDRAIEAARDLGLPDDPEGLHRLAPRRSARLAAALVRVSLDDELRDTLGPATTE; encoded by the coding sequence ATGTCTGATTCGCAGAACAGAGCCGAGCGGCTGATCCAGCAGGCGGGCACGACGTATGCCGAACAAGCCGGCATCACGCTCAAGGACACCCCTGCCCCGCTGTTTCAGCTGCTGTCGCTGGCAATGCTGGCCAGCAAGCCCATCGGCGCCGATATCGCCACCGCTGCCGCCCGCGAACTCCACGAGGCAGGCCTGCGCACGCCGGAGGCGGTGTTGGATGCCGACCGACGGACGATGATCGACTCTTTCGGACGGGCGCAGTACGCCCGCTACGACGAGAGCTCAGCGACCCGGTTAACCGAACTCGCGGCCCGGGTCCTCGAGCACTACTCCGGTGATCTCCGCGAACTCGCCGAAGCCTCGGGACACGACGTCGCAGCGGCGAAACGGGCTCTGCAGGAGTTCAAAGGGATCGGACCCATCGGCGCGGACATCTTCCTGCGCGAGGTGCAGGACGTATGGCCATGGGTGCGCCCCTACTTCGACGACCGTGCGATCGAAGCCGCCCGTGACCTGGGTCTGCCGGATGACCCGGAAGGTCTGCACCGATTGGCACCGCGCAGGTCGGCCCGGCTGGCCGCGGCCCTGGTGCGGGTGTCCCTCGACGACGAATTACGCGACACCCTCGGTCCCGCAACCACGGAGTAG